A single genomic interval of Mobula hypostoma chromosome 7, sMobHyp1.1, whole genome shotgun sequence harbors:
- the LOC134349129 gene encoding SLC35A4 upstream open reading frame protein, whose amino-acid sequence MADDKDTLGKLKDLAQLKGQLESIQRKVEEEVQMGLPNGGSLLASPFLKGFLAGYVVAKLRASAVLGVLVGTVTGIYAAQNYNIPNVENSVKDYLNSLKKGPK is encoded by the exons ATGGCGGACGATAAG GACACACTGGGTAAGCTGAAGGACCTTGCACAGCTGAAGGGTCAACTGGAGAGCATCCAGCGGAAGGTGGAGGAGGAGGTTCAGATGGGATTACCGAAT GGTGGCTCGCTACTCGCCTCTCCGTTCCTGAAGGGCTTCCTCGCTGGCTACGTGGTGGCAAAGCTGCGGGCATCTGCTGTGCTAGGCGTGCTGGTGGGCACAGTCACTGGGATCTATGCAGCCCAGAACTACAACATCCCCAACGTGGAGAATTCTGTCAAAGACTACCTGAACTCCCTGAAGAAGGGACCAAAGTAa
- the slc35a4 gene encoding probable UDP-sugar transporter protein SLC35A4 has protein sequence MELWEDATATNRGRLRGQLYWALALLVSALAYGSHAPLLTLCKVGLEVPFSSSSVVVLTELVKLCASAVGLLLPRRHSPPVPLSPSASLMAAVPFALPAALYAINNNLAVHMQQQMDPVTFQVLGNLKIVATATFCGLLLRRRLSPRRWLALLLLTAAGACHAGSVRRHDDRESLGPLRPYLTPLGATYCALYCTVSGLSAACTEWALKSRPLPLSLQNFFLYAFGVAANAAAHLASSPADAGFFQGFSPWVALIVASQALNGLLMSAIMKYGSGITRLFVISCSMLVNAGLSVILFSMELTPLFYVAAALICVAIHLYYNIG, from the coding sequence ATGGAGTTGTGGGAGGACGCCACTGCCACCAACAGAGGCCGGCTGAGAGGACAGCTGTATTGGGCACTGGCGCTACTGGTCTCTGCGCTGGCCTACGGCTCACATGCCCCCCTGCTCACCCTGTGCAAGGTGGGGTTGGAGGTCCCCTTTAGCAGCTCCTCTGTCGTGGTGCTGACCGAGCTGGTCAAACTGTGTGCATCGGCCGTCGGCCTCCTCCTTCCCCGCAGACACTCCCCGCcggtcccactctccccctcagcCTCCCTAATGGCTGCCGTCCCCTTCGCCCTGCCTGCTGCCCTCTACGCCAtcaacaacaacctggcagtcCACATGCAGCAGCAGATGGACCCCGTCACCTTTCAGGTTCTGGGTAATCTCAAGATCGTGGCCACCGCCACCTTCTGTGGCCTCCTCCTGCGCCGGCGTCTCTCCCCCCGCCGCTGGCTGGCACTATTGCTCCTGACAGCAGCTGGCGCCTGTCACGCTGGCTCCGTCCGTCGGCATGATGACCGGGAGTCCCTGGGACCCCTTCGCCCCTACCTCACTCCTCTGGGTGCCACTTATTGCGCCCTGTACTGTACGGTGTCTGGTCTCTCCGCAGCCTGCACCGAGTGGGCGCTGAAGTCACGGCCACTGCCTCTGAGCCTGCAGAACTTCTTCCTGTACGCTTTCGGGGTGGCTGCCAACGCTGCAGCGCACCTGGCCTCCTCTCCCGCGGACGCTGGCTTCTTCCAGGGCTTCTCGCCGTGGGTGGCCCTCATTGTGGCCTCACAGGCCCTGAACGGACTCCTCATGTCCGCCATCATGAAGTATGGCAGCGGCATCACCCGCCTCTTCGTGATCTCCTGCTCCATGTTGGTTAACGCAGGGCTCTCCGTCATCCTGTTCAGCATGGAGCTCA